Proteins co-encoded in one Bacillus paramycoides genomic window:
- a CDS encoding glycosyl hydrolase family 18 protein, with translation MRSKKFTLLLLSLLLFLPLFLTNFITPNFALADSPKQGQKIVGYFPSWGIYGRNYQVADIDASKLTHLNYAFADICWNGKHGNPSTHPDNPNKQTWNCKESGVPLQNKEVPNGTLVLGEPWADVTKSYPGSGTTWEDCDKYARCGNFGELKRLKAKYPHLKTIISVGGWTWSNRFSDMAADEKTRKVFAESTVAFLREYGFDGVDLDWEYPGVETIPGGSYRPEDKQNFTLLLQDVRNALTKATAEDGKQYLLTIASGASQRYADHTELKKISQILDWINIMTYDFHGGWEATSNHNAALYKDPSDPAADTKFYVDGAIDIYTNEGVPADKLVLGVPFYGRGWKSCGKENNGQYQPCKPGSDGKLASKGTWDDYSTGDTGVYDYGDLAANYVNKNGFVRYWNDVAKVPYLYNATTGTFISYDDSESMKYKTDYIKTKGLSGAMFWELSGDCRTSPKYSCSGPKLLDTLVKELLGGPITQKDTESPTNVKNIAVTNKNSNSVQLNWTASTDNVGVTEYEITAGEEKWSTTTNSITIKNLKSNTEYTFSITAKDAAGNKSQPTSILVKTDDTNTTPPDGNGTATFSVTSNWGSGYNFSIVIKNSGTTPIKNWKLEFDYNGNLTQVWDSKISSKINNHYVITNAGWNGEIPPGGSVTIGGAGTGNPAELVNASISEN, from the coding sequence ATGAGATCAAAAAAATTCACGCTGCTATTACTATCCCTACTACTCTTCTTACCTCTTTTTCTCACAAACTTTATTACTCCAAATTTCGCATTAGCAGATTCACCAAAGCAAGGTCAAAAAATTGTTGGGTATTTTCCTTCGTGGGGCATTTACGGACGTAATTATCAAGTTGCAGACATTGATGCATCAAAGCTAACTCATTTAAACTATGCTTTCGCTGATATTTGCTGGAATGGAAAACATGGAAACCCTTCTACTCACCCCGATAATCCCAATAAACAAACGTGGAACTGCAAAGAATCTGGTGTACCACTGCAAAATAAAGAGGTTCCTAATGGTACTCTCGTACTCGGTGAACCATGGGCTGATGTCACAAAATCTTATCCGGGATCAGGCACAACTTGGGAAGATTGTGATAAATACGCCCGCTGTGGAAATTTTGGAGAACTGAAACGATTAAAAGCTAAGTATCCTCACTTAAAAACAATTATTTCCGTTGGTGGCTGGACTTGGTCTAACCGCTTTTCTGATATGGCCGCTGATGAAAAAACAAGAAAAGTATTCGCTGAATCCACAGTAGCTTTTCTTCGCGAATATGGATTTGACGGCGTTGATTTAGATTGGGAATACCCGGGCGTTGAAACGATTCCTGGCGGTAGTTATCGTCCTGAAGATAAGCAAAACTTCACCCTACTCCTTCAAGATGTTCGAAATGCACTAACGAAAGCTACTGCAGAAGATGGGAAACAATATTTACTAACAATCGCGTCAGGTGCAAGCCAACGTTATGCGGATCATACAGAGCTAAAGAAAATCTCTCAAATACTGGATTGGATTAATATTATGACATATGATTTCCACGGTGGATGGGAAGCTACTTCTAACCATAATGCAGCTCTATACAAAGACCCAAGTGACCCAGCTGCGGATACGAAATTTTACGTAGACGGTGCAATAGATATTTATACAAATGAAGGTGTTCCAGCAGATAAACTCGTATTAGGTGTACCTTTTTACGGACGTGGATGGAAAAGTTGCGGAAAAGAAAATAACGGACAATACCAACCTTGTAAACCAGGTAGTGATGGAAAGCTCGCTTCTAAAGGTACTTGGGATGATTATTCTACCGGTGACACAGGTGTGTACGATTATGGTGATTTAGCAGCTAATTATGTTAATAAGAATGGTTTTGTTCGCTATTGGAACGATGTGGCGAAAGTACCTTATTTATATAATGCGACTACAGGAACCTTTATTAGCTATGATGACAGCGAATCTATGAAATATAAAACAGACTATATAAAAACAAAAGGTTTAAGTGGCGCAATGTTTTGGGAGCTAAGCGGGGATTGCCGTACAAGTCCAAAATATAGTTGTAGCGGACCTAAATTACTTGATACGTTAGTAAAAGAGCTACTTGGTGGACCTATTACTCAAAAAGATACTGAATCACCAACAAACGTAAAAAATATTGCTGTTACAAATAAAAATTCAAACTCCGTTCAATTAAACTGGACTGCATCTACTGATAACGTAGGAGTTACAGAATATGAAATTACTGCCGGAGAAGAGAAATGGAGTACAACAACAAATAGCATTACAATTAAAAACTTAAAATCTAATACAGAATACACATTTTCAATAACAGCAAAAGATGCTGCTGGGAATAAATCACAACCTACTTCCATTCTTGTAAAAACAGATGATACGAACACAACACCTCCTGATGGAAATGGGACTGCTACCTTTTCAGTCACTTCAAATTGGGGAAGTGGTTACAACTTCTCGATTGTAATTAAAAATAGTGGAACGACCCCTATTAAAAATTGGAAATTAGAATTTGATTACAACGGCAATTTAACACAAGTTTGGGATTCTAAAATTAGTAGTAAAATAAATAATCATTACGTAATTACGAATGCAGGATGGAATGGTGAAATTCCCCCTGGAGGATCGGTTACAATCGGAGGGGCAGGAACAGGCAATCCTGCTGAACTTGTAAATGCATCCATTAGTGAAAACTAA
- a CDS encoding DUF1992 domain-containing protein, with translation MDVFLNIAEEKIRQAIRNGDLYHIPGKGKPLQLEDLSTVPPELRMSYKILKNAGMIPPEMELQKDILKIEDLIACCYDEAERKKLQEELTAKTLRFQQVMEKRKMKDSSAFRMYQGKVFRKLR, from the coding sequence GTGGATGTCTTTTTGAACATTGCTGAAGAAAAAATTCGACAAGCAATACGGAATGGAGACCTTTATCATATTCCGGGAAAAGGAAAACCACTACAATTAGAAGACCTTTCAACGGTACCTCCAGAACTGAGAATGAGTTATAAAATTTTAAAAAATGCGGGTATGATTCCACCAGAAATGGAACTACAAAAAGATATATTAAAAATAGAAGACTTAATTGCGTGCTGTTATGATGAAGCAGAGAGAAAAAAATTACAAGAAGAGTTAACAGCAAAAACGCTGCGTTTTCAGCAGGTAATGGAAAAGAGGAAAATGAAAGATAGTTCAGCTTTTCGTATGTACCAAGGTAAAGTATTTCGTAAATTACGCTAA
- a CDS encoding thioredoxin family protein yields the protein MNTFETIEELATYIEEQQLVLLFIKTENCGVCDVMLRKVNGVLENYDYVEKVEILLQDMQEIAGRYAVFTGPTVLLFYNGKEILRESRFISLENLERTIQLFED from the coding sequence ATGAATACATTTGAAACGATAGAAGAATTAGCGACATATATTGAAGAACAACAATTAGTACTTCTGTTTATTAAAACAGAAAATTGTGGTGTTTGTGATGTTATGTTAAGAAAAGTAAATGGTGTATTAGAGAATTATGATTACGTAGAGAAAGTAGAAATATTACTACAAGACATGCAAGAAATTGCAGGGCGATATGCAGTATTTACAGGGCCAACAGTTTTATTATTTTATAATGGAAAAGAAATTCTTCGTGAATCACGCTTTATTTCACTTGAAAATCTAGAAAGAACCATTCAATTATTCGAAGATTAA
- a CDS encoding TetR/AcrR family transcriptional regulator yields MRRSAEEIKKEIAYKAESLFSQKGYAATSMEEICEITERSKGSIYYHFKSKEELFLFVVKQHTYDWLEKWSEKEKLYSTNTEKLYGLAEYHVEDIQQPISNAIEEFSMSQVVSKEILDELLALTRESYVMFEKIIEAGIQSGEFREDNTRDLMYIVNGLLSGLGVLYYELDYKELQRIYKKAIDVLLKGMAAE; encoded by the coding sequence ATGAGAAGAAGCGCAGAAGAGATAAAGAAAGAAATTGCATATAAAGCAGAAAGTTTGTTTTCACAGAAGGGCTATGCAGCTACATCTATGGAAGAAATTTGTGAAATTACAGAGAGAAGTAAAGGAAGCATTTATTATCACTTTAAAAGTAAAGAAGAATTATTTTTATTTGTAGTAAAACAGCATACGTATGATTGGCTTGAAAAATGGAGTGAAAAAGAGAAGTTGTATAGTACGAATACTGAAAAACTATATGGTCTCGCGGAATATCATGTAGAGGACATACAGCAACCAATTTCAAATGCAATAGAGGAATTCTCTATGAGCCAAGTTGTAAGTAAAGAGATTTTGGATGAACTACTAGCTTTAACTAGAGAATCATATGTTATGTTTGAGAAAATAATTGAAGCAGGCATACAGTCTGGAGAGTTTCGTGAAGATAATACGCGCGATCTTATGTATATTGTGAATGGATTATTATCAGGGCTTGGGGTACTTTACTACGAGTTAGATTATAAAGAGCTGCAACGTATTTATAAAAAGGCAATAGATGTATTGTTAAAAGGAATGGCAGCTGAATAA
- a CDS encoding MFS transporter, protein MNALFKNRAFMLVMASDILQQFAIWIRNMALLYFIMERTNNDPVSVSLLSVMEYAPIFMFSFIGGALADRWNPKRTMVAGDVLSVLSIIGIVLLLKLDYWQAIFFATLISAIVGQFSQPSSSRIFKRYVKEEQVANAIAFNQTLQSLFLIFGPVVGSFVYTQLGLFTSLYSLIILFLLSAIALSFLPKWVEKEQVARDSLKNDIKEGWKYVLHTKNLRMITITFTIMGLAVGLTNPLEVFLVIERLGMEKEAVQYLAAADGIGMLIGGIVAAVFASKVNPKKMFVFGMSILAMSFLVEGISTSFWITSFMRFGTGICLACVNIVVGTLMIQLVPENMVGRVNGTILPLFMGAMLIGTSLAGGLKELTSLVTVFCIAMSLILLAIGPVLRMQIKKEDIVNREEMTNSLVSK, encoded by the coding sequence ATGAACGCTTTATTTAAAAACCGAGCATTTATGCTCGTTATGGCATCTGATATTTTACAACAATTTGCAATTTGGATCAGAAATATGGCTCTTTTATATTTCATAATGGAGCGAACGAATAATGATCCAGTTTCAGTTTCGTTGTTATCGGTTATGGAATATGCACCTATTTTTATGTTCTCGTTTATCGGTGGTGCACTAGCTGATCGCTGGAATCCGAAAAGAACGATGGTTGCTGGAGATGTATTAAGCGTACTGTCTATTATAGGAATTGTCTTGTTGTTAAAGCTAGATTATTGGCAGGCTATATTTTTTGCAACACTCATTTCTGCGATTGTAGGTCAGTTTTCTCAGCCATCATCTTCTCGTATATTTAAGCGCTACGTAAAAGAGGAACAGGTAGCAAATGCGATTGCATTTAACCAAACATTACAGTCATTATTTCTGATTTTTGGACCAGTGGTAGGATCGTTTGTGTATACACAACTTGGTTTATTTACGTCACTATATAGTTTAATCATTTTATTTTTGTTATCTGCTATCGCCCTTTCATTCTTACCAAAATGGGTTGAAAAAGAGCAAGTGGCGAGAGATTCATTAAAAAATGATATAAAAGAAGGGTGGAAATATGTTCTTCATACGAAAAATTTACGTATGATTACAATCACTTTCACCATTATGGGCTTAGCTGTTGGACTAACGAATCCATTAGAAGTGTTTCTTGTAATAGAACGGCTGGGAATGGAAAAGGAAGCAGTTCAATATTTAGCCGCAGCTGACGGGATAGGTATGTTAATCGGTGGTATTGTTGCTGCAGTTTTCGCTTCAAAAGTGAATCCGAAAAAGATGTTTGTGTTTGGTATGAGCATATTAGCGATGTCATTTTTAGTAGAAGGGATATCTACATCATTTTGGATTACTAGTTTTATGAGATTTGGAACAGGTATTTGTTTAGCTTGTGTTAATATCGTTGTCGGTACGCTTATGATTCAACTTGTACCAGAAAATATGGTTGGAAGAGTAAATGGAACAATTTTGCCACTGTTTATGGGGGCAATGTTAATTGGAACTTCACTAGCTGGAGGATTAAAGGAACTAACGTCACTAGTTACCGTATTTTGTATAGCAATGTCACTTATTTTATTAGCAATAGGTCCAGTTTTACGTATGCAAATAAAAAAAGAAGATATTGTTAATCGAGAGGAAATGACGAATTCATTGGTTTCGAAATAG
- a CDS encoding helix-turn-helix transcriptional regulator → MYRLYTNVVKTILHVRRKDVKNQIYELRTENNISQGALADKCKVSRQTINAIENNKYDPSLALAFRLAEVLGTTVDKLFLYKM, encoded by the coding sequence ATGTACCGACTATATACTAATGTTGTAAAAACGATTTTACATGTTAGGAGAAAAGATGTGAAAAATCAAATTTATGAATTACGCACTGAAAATAATATTTCACAAGGTGCATTAGCTGATAAGTGTAAAGTCTCAAGACAGACGATAAATGCAATTGAGAATAATAAATATGATCCAAGCTTAGCGTTAGCTTTTCGTTTAGCGGAAGTATTAGGAACAACTGTTGATAAACTATTTTTGTATAAGATGTAG
- a CDS encoding IS3 family transposase (programmed frameshift) produces MSKIIFNEIQMKQLEKNKNVVKASERSISYCPDFKVRAVKENQQGKGPSQIFLENGFDLAVIGEEKPKQCLKRWRRTFEQFGEEGFYTERRGKGSTGRPSEKPLSSDEKLKKAEARIAFLEAELTFLKKFRRTRKAGVTEEALTPRETYTLIEQTIRRFQFPRMVRYLCTLAGVSRSGYYAWLHQTEKHLEKERNDETDYEWIQEIFNRKRKTCGGRSIKMVLEKTKGICMNLKRIYRIMRKYNLVTKIRRANPYKHIAKATQEHKTCPNLLKRQFNQEEPEKSMLTDITYLFYGKGKKAYLSCVKDSTTREILAYHVSSSLQMDIVYQTLNNLKERLGESIHSEALLHSDQGIHYTHPEFQKRVREMGIRQSMSRRGNCLDNAPMESFFGHMKDELDYKDCQTFESLELNIREYMKEYNYNRYQWTLKKMAPIEYRNHLLSA; encoded by the exons ATGAGTAAAATTATTTTTAATGAGATTCAAATGAAGCAGCTGGAAAAAAATAAAAATGTAGTAAAAGCGTCGGAACGTTCGATTAGCTATTGTCCAGATTTCAAAGTAAGAGCGGTAAAAGAAAATCAACAAGGAAAAGGTCCTAGCCAAATCTTTTTAGAGAATGGGTTTGACTTAGCTGTGATTGGTGAGGAGAAACCAAAACAATGCTTGAAACGTTGGCGAAGAACCTTTGAACAATTTGGTGAAGAAGGATTTTATACAGAACGCCGCGGGAAAGGAAGCACGGGACGTCCTTCGGAAAAACCTCTCTCTTCCGATGAAAAATTAAAGAAAGCGGAAGCGCGTATTGCGTTCTTAGAAGCGGAATTGACATTCCTAAAAAAGT TTAGAAGAACTCGAAAGGCAGGCGTTACAGAAGAAGCGTTAACACCACGAGAAACATACACACTGATTGAACAAACCATACGTCGATTCCAATTCCCACGTATGGTGCGTTATCTTTGCACACTGGCTGGGGTAAGTCGGAGTGGATACTATGCGTGGCTTCATCAGACAGAGAAACATCTAGAAAAAGAACGCAATGATGAAACAGATTATGAATGGATCCAAGAAATTTTCAATCGAAAAAGGAAAACATGTGGTGGTCGTTCTATCAAAATGGTGTTGGAAAAGACAAAAGGAATTTGTATGAACCTCAAACGTATTTACCGTATTATGCGTAAATATAATCTTGTGACAAAGATTCGCCGAGCGAATCCTTATAAACACATCGCAAAGGCGACACAAGAACATAAAACATGTCCGAACCTTTTAAAACGCCAATTCAATCAAGAAGAGCCTGAAAAAAGTATGTTAACGGATATTACCTATTTATTTTATGGAAAAGGAAAGAAGGCTTATTTATCATGTGTAAAAGACAGCACAACACGAGAAATTTTAGCCTATCATGTCTCCTCTTCTTTACAAATGGATATCGTCTATCAAACATTAAATAACTTGAAAGAGAGATTAGGAGAAAGCATCCATTCTGAAGCGCTTCTACATTCAGACCAAGGTATTCATTACACACACCCTGAATTTCAGAAACGCGTAAGGGAAATGGGAATCAGACAATCTATGTCCCGTAGGGGCAATTGTTTAGACAATGCACCAATGGAATCCTTTTTTGGTCATATGAAAGATGAATTAGATTATAAAGATTGTCAAACCTTTGAATCCCTCGAACTCAACATAAGGGAATATATGAAGGAGTATAATTATAATCGTTATCAGTGGACATTAAAAAAGATGGCTCCGATTGAATATCGGAACCACCTTTTAAGTGCTTGA
- a CDS encoding MFS transporter: MKKMSRQEKSWILYDWANSVYSLIITTALFPIYFKAAAKEAGLSGATSTAYWGYANSFATLLISILAPILGTVADYKGFKKRFFTFFFGLGIVFTSMLAVVPTSQWYLLLGCYMLALVGFAGANIFYDAFLVDVTSEDRMDRISTRGFALGYIGSTIPFIGCIALIILAQKGTIPLSVGIASQISFAITALWWGLFTIPMLKNVEQTHYIERHPRPITMSFKRLADTFKNIKEYKTVFMFLIAYFFYIDGVDTIITMSTAYGTDLGISATNLLIILFVTQIVACPFALLYGKLSETFTGKKMLYVGIIIYIIICTYAYFLKTTLDFWILAMLVATSQGGIQALSRSYFAKLVPKESANEFFGFYNVFGKFAAIMGPVLVGVTTQLTGKTNAGVLSIIVLFIIGGFLLTRVPENPTSVTPPSPKTKTL, encoded by the coding sequence ATGAAAAAAATGTCCAGACAAGAAAAAAGCTGGATATTATACGATTGGGCGAACTCCGTATATTCGCTCATCATTACAACTGCATTATTCCCAATTTACTTTAAGGCAGCTGCAAAAGAAGCTGGGCTTTCTGGTGCAACTTCAACAGCATATTGGGGATATGCAAACTCGTTCGCTACACTTTTAATTTCTATACTTGCCCCTATTCTCGGCACAGTTGCTGATTATAAAGGATTTAAAAAACGATTTTTCACATTCTTCTTTGGACTTGGTATCGTATTTACAAGTATGCTAGCAGTCGTCCCAACATCTCAGTGGTACTTATTACTAGGATGCTATATGCTCGCATTAGTCGGTTTTGCTGGAGCAAACATTTTTTATGATGCATTTTTAGTAGATGTCACTTCTGAAGATAGAATGGATCGAATTTCTACGCGAGGTTTCGCATTAGGCTATATTGGGAGTACTATTCCTTTCATCGGTTGTATCGCCCTTATTATTCTTGCTCAAAAAGGAACTATCCCTTTATCTGTTGGTATTGCTAGTCAAATTTCATTTGCGATAACAGCTCTTTGGTGGGGGTTATTTACAATCCCAATGCTAAAAAACGTAGAGCAAACACACTATATTGAACGTCACCCTAGACCAATTACAATGAGCTTCAAACGCCTTGCTGATACTTTTAAAAATATTAAAGAATATAAAACTGTATTCATGTTCCTAATCGCTTACTTTTTCTATATTGATGGGGTCGATACAATTATTACTATGTCCACTGCTTACGGAACAGATCTTGGTATTAGTGCAACGAATCTATTAATCATCTTATTCGTCACACAAATTGTAGCTTGTCCATTCGCTTTATTATACGGAAAATTATCAGAAACATTTACAGGTAAAAAGATGCTATATGTCGGTATTATTATTTATATCATTATCTGCACATATGCTTATTTCTTAAAAACGACACTCGATTTCTGGATTTTAGCAATGTTAGTTGCCACTTCTCAGGGCGGGATTCAAGCACTTAGTCGCTCCTATTTTGCTAAACTAGTACCTAAAGAATCGGCAAATGAATTCTTCGGATTTTATAATGTATTTGGCAAGTTCGCAGCGATTATGGGTCCAGTATTAGTCGGTGTTACAACTCAATTAACAGGAAAAACAAACGCTGGTGTCCTTAGTATTATTGTACTGTTCATTATCGGGGGATTCTTACTAACTAGAGTTCCGGAAAATCCCACATCCGTTACACCACCTAGTCCAAAAACTAAAACACTATAA
- a CDS encoding ectonucleotide pyrophosphatase/phosphodiesterase, with amino-acid sequence MDKALTNHVIILSFDCLSALDFPILQKLPNFQTLINKGALAKKVEPIYPSVTYPSHSTIVTGNYPNKHGVVSNTLLQPGRESPDWHWYRKSIKGTTLYDEARKANLTTAALLWPVTGRANIDYNLPEIFPNRPWQNQVLVSLFSGSPLYQLDLNLRFGHIRNGLSQPELDDFVLAAALHTIQTKKPNVMFVHFTDLDTQRHYHGFESKETIAAIHRHDERVGKIIQALKDSDLYEESTIIALGDHSALSESKAIQLNVLFHQNGLLSINSKGKLIDWKAYCQSCDGSAYVYVKDKNDTDTIRDVQLLLEELLQNKQNGIEFILHDEAAKDCGADGNCLFMLEAREGYYFTENYIGDFIKEITEQDVTPSKKYTFGTHGYSPTKPNYETIFIAAGKGIKNGVTIPYMRLIDEGPTIARLLGLHLGETDGSIVEDLLQL; translated from the coding sequence ATGGATAAAGCATTAACAAACCATGTCATTATTTTGTCTTTCGATTGCTTATCAGCTTTAGATTTTCCTATATTACAAAAACTTCCTAATTTCCAAACATTAATAAACAAGGGCGCACTGGCGAAAAAAGTGGAACCTATTTATCCTTCTGTAACATACCCAAGTCACTCAACAATCGTTACTGGAAACTATCCTAATAAACATGGCGTAGTTAGCAATACGTTACTTCAACCTGGACGCGAGTCACCCGATTGGCATTGGTACCGAAAATCCATTAAGGGAACAACGCTATACGATGAAGCACGTAAAGCAAATTTAACGACAGCTGCCCTTCTATGGCCTGTTACTGGAAGAGCAAATATTGATTACAATTTACCAGAAATCTTTCCAAATAGACCGTGGCAAAATCAAGTTTTAGTTTCATTATTTAGCGGTAGTCCGCTATATCAATTAGATTTAAATCTTCGCTTCGGCCATATACGAAATGGTTTGTCACAACCTGAACTCGATGATTTCGTACTTGCTGCTGCTTTGCATACAATCCAGACGAAGAAGCCAAATGTCATGTTTGTACATTTCACCGATTTAGACACTCAAAGACACTATCACGGCTTTGAATCAAAAGAAACAATAGCTGCAATTCATAGACACGATGAACGGGTAGGAAAAATTATTCAAGCTTTAAAAGATAGTGACCTATACGAAGAGAGTACAATTATCGCTCTTGGTGACCATAGCGCTTTAAGTGAAAGCAAAGCCATTCAATTAAATGTACTATTTCATCAAAACGGGCTACTATCTATAAATTCAAAAGGAAAATTAATAGACTGGAAGGCCTATTGTCAAAGTTGTGACGGATCTGCTTATGTATATGTGAAAGATAAGAACGATACCGATACAATTCGAGACGTACAACTACTCCTCGAAGAACTACTTCAAAATAAACAAAATGGAATTGAATTTATACTTCATGATGAAGCTGCAAAAGACTGCGGTGCCGATGGTAATTGTTTATTTATGTTAGAAGCGCGAGAAGGGTATTATTTCACTGAAAACTATATAGGAGATTTTATAAAAGAGATTACTGAACAAGACGTTACGCCTAGTAAAAAATATACATTTGGTACGCATGGATACTCTCCAACAAAACCTAACTATGAAACAATTTTTATCGCTGCTGGGAAAGGTATAAAAAACGGCGTTACCATTCCGTATATGAGACTTATTGATGAAGGTCCAACTATCGCTAGACTACTCGGTTTACACTTAGGTGAAACAGACGGGTCCATTGTAGAGGATTTACTCCAATTGTAA
- a CDS encoding YesK-like family protein, translating to MDWLDGFGIFYIIGGITIILVFAISYLLKKQFPDKQFDIIFALSLILLCLASFPVSMMVIGGWEGMGYGFIGFFVLLGTLIGMIAHQLLKITRKSYI from the coding sequence ATGGATTGGCTAGATGGATTTGGTATCTTTTACATCATTGGCGGAATTACGATTATCCTTGTATTTGCTATTTCGTATTTATTAAAGAAACAGTTTCCAGACAAGCAGTTTGATATTATATTTGCACTTAGTTTAATACTTCTTTGCCTAGCATCCTTTCCGGTTTCAATGATGGTGATTGGTGGATGGGAAGGAATGGGATATGGATTTATTGGTTTCTTCGTTCTCCTTGGTACACTTATCGGTATGATTGCACATCAACTTTTAAAAATCACGAGAAAAAGCTACATATAA
- the proS gene encoding proline--tRNA ligase has protein sequence MAKEQVQAITKMEEDFAQWYTDIVKKAELVDYSSVKGCMILRPYGYALWENMQKVMDEKLKATGHENVYMPMFIPESLLQKEKDHVEGFAPEVAWVTHGGDEKLAERLCIRPTSETLFCEHFSKIVQSYNDLPKLYNQWCSVVRWEKTTRPFLRTTEFLWQEGHTIHETAEESQAETLNILNLYASFCEDYLAIPVIKGQKTEKEKFAGAKATYTIESLMHDGKALQTGTSHNFGTNFSEAFDIKFLDRNGKWQYVHQTSWGVSTRMIGGLIMVHSDNNGLVMPPKVAPVQVVIVPIAQHKEGVLSKATELQGHIQKVARVKIDASNKTPGWKFNEYEMKGIPIRLEVGPKDIEKNQVVLVRRDTKEKEFISMDQLEERIPALLEEIHDSLFNKAKVFRDENTYSAANFEEMKKVADEKQGFIKAMWCGELACEEKLKEEVGVSSRCMPFEQERLADECICCGKEAKQMVYWGKAY, from the coding sequence ATGGCAAAAGAGCAAGTACAAGCGATTACGAAGATGGAAGAGGACTTTGCACAGTGGTACACAGATATTGTAAAAAAAGCAGAACTTGTTGATTATTCAAGTGTAAAAGGATGTATGATTCTACGCCCGTATGGTTATGCCTTATGGGAAAATATGCAGAAAGTGATGGATGAGAAGTTAAAAGCAACTGGTCATGAAAATGTGTATATGCCAATGTTTATCCCAGAGAGTTTATTGCAAAAGGAGAAGGATCATGTAGAAGGATTCGCTCCTGAAGTAGCATGGGTGACACATGGCGGGGATGAAAAGTTAGCGGAGAGGCTTTGTATACGCCCTACATCTGAAACTTTATTCTGTGAGCATTTTTCAAAAATTGTGCAATCCTATAATGATTTGCCAAAGTTATATAATCAGTGGTGTTCAGTAGTTCGTTGGGAAAAGACAACGAGACCATTCCTTCGTACAACGGAATTCTTATGGCAAGAGGGTCATACAATTCATGAAACGGCAGAAGAATCGCAAGCTGAAACATTAAATATTTTAAATCTATATGCTTCTTTCTGTGAAGATTACTTAGCGATACCGGTAATTAAAGGACAAAAAACAGAAAAAGAAAAATTTGCGGGGGCAAAGGCAACTTATACAATTGAAAGCTTAATGCATGATGGAAAAGCACTTCAAACAGGAACATCTCATAACTTTGGAACGAATTTCTCTGAAGCATTTGATATTAAATTTTTAGATCGTAACGGTAAGTGGCAATATGTACACCAAACATCTTGGGGAGTATCAACAAGAATGATAGGTGGACTTATTATGGTTCATAGTGATAATAATGGGCTTGTAATGCCTCCTAAAGTCGCACCGGTGCAAGTTGTTATTGTACCAATTGCTCAGCATAAAGAAGGAGTTTTATCGAAAGCAACAGAGTTACAAGGACATATTCAAAAGGTTGCACGCGTAAAAATAGATGCTAGTAATAAAACACCGGGCTGGAAATTTAATGAGTATGAAATGAAGGGCATTCCAATTCGGTTAGAAGTTGGTCCTAAAGATATTGAAAAGAATCAAGTTGTACTTGTAAGAAGAGATACGAAAGAAAAAGAATTTATATCAATGGATCAATTAGAAGAACGTATTCCAGCACTACTTGAGGAAATTCATGACTCTTTATTTAATAAGGCAAAAGTATTCCGCGATGAGAATACGTATAGTGCGGCGAATTTCGAAGAGATGAAAAAAGTAGCTGATGAAAAACAAGGATTTATTAAGGCAATGTGGTGCGGAGAATTAGCTTGTGAAGAGAAACTAAAAGAAGAAGTTGGAGTATCTTCTCGATGTATGCCTTTTGAGCAAGAGCGTTTGGCTGACGAATGTATTTGTTGTGGTAAAGAAGCTAAACAAATGGTGTATTGGGGAAAAGCGTATTAA